The genomic region ACAATAATAATATATTGTTACCAAAAATTTTTAATCAAAATCTAGCATACTTTTGACAAATAAGCAATTATGGTTTAAAATTAACATTATGTAATACAAAGACGTAGGCATACAAGTAAATGTAAAACTGCGTCTTTTATCTTATCAAAAAATCTAAAGGAGGTCTTAAATGAAGAAAAGAAAATTAAAAAATTATCAATTAGTTTTTATCAGTCTTATTATAGGTTCTATTTTTGGGCTTATCTTAAGTGCAACAGGGGGTAAGGATGTTGCCTGGATTGCCTATGTAACTGATTTCTGTTCGTTCATTGGAAAAATATTTATAAGATTAATTCGTATGATTGTTGTTCCCCTTGTATTTTTCTCTATTACATCAGCTGTCTTAGAATTAAAGGATCTTAAACAATTAAAGCGTATCGGAATAAAAACCTTTCTATTATTTTCCGTAACTAGCGCAGTTGCAATAACTATCGGTGTAGTATTAGCCTACATTATTAAACCTGGAAAAGGTATTGTCATTGATGGAATAGCAAATGAAATAAACGTCTCTGAATTACCAAACATATATGATACATTACTAGATATAATTCCACTAAATATATTCGAATCCTTTACTAACGGATCTATGTTACAAATCATCTTCTTTTCTATAATGTTAGGAATTGCCATTATTCTTTTAGGGGAGCAGGGCAAGAAAGTCGAACAAGCCTTTAAAACTGGTGCTAATATTATGTATAAGATTATTGATATAATTATCTTATATATACCTATCGGTGTTTTTGGTCTTATGACAGATTCTATGGCTACCTATGGTACCTCAGTTTTAGGAACTATCTTTAAATTTATATTTACTGAATATTTAGCAGCCTTTCTTCAGATACTAATTATTTATATACCTCTGTTAATCTTTATTGCTAAGGTTAATCCTATAAAATATCTTAAAGTTGTCTTTGAATCTTGGCTTGTTGGTTTTAGTACTTGTACTTCAATGGCAGCTTTACCTGTATCAATGAAGAATGCAAAAGAAAAACTAGGAATACCAAATGAAGTGGCAAGCTTTGTTCTTCCTTTTGGAGCAACAGCTAATATGGATGGCACAGGCATCTTCTTTGGTATGATTGTAATTTTTGCCGCACAAGTTGCTGGTGTAGAACTTAGCCTTACGCAATTAATATCATTAGTTCTTGAAGCAACACTTTTATCTATTGGTTGTGCTGCAGTACCTCAAGTTGGTTTGGTTATTGGAACAACTATGCTTGTAAGTATGGGACTACCTGTTGAAGTAGTTGGTCTTATTACAGGTATCTATAGAATTTTAGATCAAAATCACACAGCAACAAATGTTAGTGGTGACTTGGTTGTTGCAGGCTGCGTAGCAAGCCTTGAAGGAAGCCTAGATAGAAGTTATTATGAAAAAGACAATATGGTAATTAATGAATTAGAAAATTAACAATAAGGGGATTGTCACGGACAATCCCCTTAAAATATTTACATTATTTTTCCCATTGCCATATTTTTTAAGTTATCCTTTATCTCTTTTAGATTTCTTCCCACTGTACATTCAACAGAAGCAGAAATTGCTCCTTCAACTAGTGGAAGGTCTATAATTTCTACCTTAGCTCTCATTTCTTCAGGAAGCATTTCTAGAGCTATTTCAGTATTCATAAATGCACTTCCTAAATCAAATAATATAAGCACTCCATCATCAGAATAAACCTTTTCTATAGCAGAAATTATTTTTTCTATGTCTGTTCCCAAACGTCCATCACAAGTTCCGCCAGCTGCCTCAATGGAAACCTCTGGCGCCATTTGCTTAGCAAGTTCCTTAACCCCTTCTGCTATCTTTTGACTATGTGATACAATTACCATGCTAACCATAAGACTATCCCTTCTAAAAATTAATTATATTTCCTTGTATATGGTATCTAATATCAAATAACTAGATGTTGCTCCAGGATCTTGATGTCCAATACTTCTCTCACCTAAGTAACTTGCTCTTCCCTTTGTAGCCGCAATAGTTTTAGTGTATTCAACTCCTTCTCTAGCGGCTTCCTTTGCCTTATAAAGACATTCCTTACTGCTTAATCCTTCTTCTATAGCCTTTGACAAGACATTTAAGGCTGGTTCTAAAGCATCTATCATAGTTTTTTCTCCAGCTTGTCCTTTTCCTCTCATTTTTATACCTTTCAAGGCTTCTTCCAAGATATTTTTAAAATCCTTAATATCTATTTCTTCTTTTCCATTTACAGCCATAGCTGCCTTCATAAAAGCTGTTCCATATAGGGGACCTGATGCTCCTCCAACATTGCTAACAAGAGCCATACCAGTAATTTTTAATATGTCGCCTATATTTTTCCCTTCATTATCTCTTAACTTTTCTCTTACTGCAAACAAACCCTTACTCATATTTATGCCATGGTCTCCATCACCTATAGCTGCATCTAATTCTGATAAAAATGCCTTATTATTATCAATTACATCAGCAATTTTATTTAATATCTCTATAACTTTTTTCCCATTTATACTCATAATATTCCTCTTTTCTAATGTATCATAATAACTTTAATGCAGGAGTATCTGCAGGTGCATCTAATAATTCCTTTAATTCATCATCTAATTTTAATATCGATACTGAACAGCCTGCCATTTCAAGAGAAGTCATAAATTCACCTACAAAGGTCTTATAAACTTTAATACCTTTACTAGTTAAAATTTCATTTACCTTCTTATTAACTATATATAGTTCCATTAAAGGTGTTCCTGATAGGCCATTAACCATAACTGCAACTTCAGAACCTTCCTCTGGCTTCATATCTTCTAATATTCTATTTACAAGATGTTCTGTTATTTCATCAGCAGTTTTAATAGTTTCTCTATGGGTTCCTGGTTCACCATGGATTCCCATTCCTATTTCAACTTCATCTTCTCCTAGGCTAAAGTTTGCTTTTCCTGCTGCAGGAACTATACAAGAACTTAGTGCCATTCCCATACTGCGGACATTATCGATAACCTTTTCAGCAACAGCCTTAACTTCTTTTAAAGAAGCTCCTTTTTCAGCCTTTGCACCAGCTATTTTATGAACAAATACTGTTCCTGCAATTCCACGCCTTCCTGCTGTATAAGTACTATTTTCAACAGCAACATCATCATTTACTATTACACTTTCAACCTTTATTTCTTCCATCTCAGCCATTTCTTTTGCCATGTCAAAATTCATTACATCACCAGTATAATTTTTAATTACTAATAAAACTCCCTCACCGCTGTCAACTGCTTTTATAGCTTCATAAACTTGATCTGGAGTTGGTGATGTAAATACTGCTCCTGCTACAGCTCCATCTAGCATCCCCTTACCTAAATAACCTGCATGGGAAGGTTCATGTCCACTTCCTCCACCACTAACTAGAGCAACCTTACCCTTAATTGGTGCATTCTTGCGAACTAAAATATTGCCTGCATCAAGCTTCCTTAAATATTCTGGATGAGCAGCCACCATACCAGCTATCATATCCTCAACAACATATTCAGGCTTGTTAATCAGTTTTTTCATAAATTCTCCCCCTTAATTTTATAAAAAATTAATTAGTTTCTTCTCTAACTAATTAAAGATACATTATAGTTTATAAAATTAGTAAGCAACATATTCCATATAATGTTTAATTTATTTACTTACAACTAGCGATGAATTTGTTATAATTATTTCAAATAATAAACTACTGGGAGAAATAGAAATGTCTTACATTAAAGAAAATTATACTGATAATCTTGAAAATGAATTAAGATACTTAAAGCTTTTATCAAAACAATATCCAACTATAGCAGATGCCTGTATAGAAATAATAAATTTGCAAGCTATTCTAAACCTTCCTAAGGGCACTGAACATTTTTTATCAGACATACATGGTGAATATGAACCTTTTATACATGTATTAAAAAATGCTTCTGGAGTTATAAAAAGAAAAATACAAGATATCTTCGGCAATTCTTTAATGGAAGAAGAAATAAAAAGTCTTGCAACATTGATTTATTATCCAGAACAAAAATTAGAACTTATAATAAAAAAAGAAAAAAATATTGAAGATTGGTATAAGGTTACCCTATATAGGCTTATAGAGGTTTGTAGACGTGTTTCTTCAAAATATACCCGTTCTAAGGTTAGAAAAGCTCTTCCTAAGGACTTTGCATATATCATAGAAGAACTACTGCATGAAGAAAGCAATAATAGCAATAAGGAAAGATATTATAATGAAATAATAAAAACTATAATAAACATAGGTAGATCTAAAGAATTTATAACAGCAATATGCAAAGTAATTCAAGATTTAGTAATAGATAGACTTCATATTGTAGGAGATATTTTTGATAGGGGCCCTGGTGCAGATATTATTATGGATACCCTTATCAATTATCATTCTGTTGATATTCAATGGGGTAATCATGATATAGTTTGGATGGGTGCCGCTGCTGGAAGTGAAGCCTGCATTGCAACTGTTATAAGAAG from Clostridium isatidis harbors:
- a CDS encoding dicarboxylate/amino acid:cation symporter; translation: MKKRKLKNYQLVFISLIIGSIFGLILSATGGKDVAWIAYVTDFCSFIGKIFIRLIRMIVVPLVFFSITSAVLELKDLKQLKRIGIKTFLLFSVTSAVAITIGVVLAYIIKPGKGIVIDGIANEINVSELPNIYDTLLDIIPLNIFESFTNGSMLQIIFFSIMLGIAIILLGEQGKKVEQAFKTGANIMYKIIDIIILYIPIGVFGLMTDSMATYGTSVLGTIFKFIFTEYLAAFLQILIIYIPLLIFIAKVNPIKYLKVVFESWLVGFSTCTSMAALPVSMKNAKEKLGIPNEVASFVLPFGATANMDGTGIFFGMIVIFAAQVAGVELSLTQLISLVLEATLLSIGCAAVPQVGLVIGTTMLVSMGLPVEVVGLITGIYRILDQNHTATNVSGDLVVAGCVASLEGSLDRSYYEKDNMVINELEN
- the dhaM gene encoding dihydroxyacetone kinase phosphoryl donor subunit DhaM; amino-acid sequence: MVSMVIVSHSQKIAEGVKELAKQMAPEVSIEAAGGTCDGRLGTDIEKIISAIEKVYSDDGVLILFDLGSAFMNTEIALEMLPEEMRAKVEIIDLPLVEGAISASVECTVGRNLKEIKDNLKNMAMGKIM
- the dhaL gene encoding dihydroxyacetone kinase subunit DhaL, producing the protein MSINGKKVIEILNKIADVIDNNKAFLSELDAAIGDGDHGINMSKGLFAVREKLRDNEGKNIGDILKITGMALVSNVGGASGPLYGTAFMKAAMAVNGKEEIDIKDFKNILEEALKGIKMRGKGQAGEKTMIDALEPALNVLSKAIEEGLSSKECLYKAKEAAREGVEYTKTIAATKGRASYLGERSIGHQDPGATSSYLILDTIYKEI
- the dhaK gene encoding dihydroxyacetone kinase subunit DhaK, with product MKKLINKPEYVVEDMIAGMVAAHPEYLRKLDAGNILVRKNAPIKGKVALVSGGGSGHEPSHAGYLGKGMLDGAVAGAVFTSPTPDQVYEAIKAVDSGEGVLLVIKNYTGDVMNFDMAKEMAEMEEIKVESVIVNDDVAVENSTYTAGRRGIAGTVFVHKIAGAKAEKGASLKEVKAVAEKVIDNVRSMGMALSSCIVPAAGKANFSLGEDEVEIGMGIHGEPGTHRETIKTADEITEHLVNRILEDMKPEEGSEVAVMVNGLSGTPLMELYIVNKKVNEILTSKGIKVYKTFVGEFMTSLEMAGCSVSILKLDDELKELLDAPADTPALKLL